Proteins from a genomic interval of Halomonas alkaliantarctica:
- the exaC gene encoding acetaldehyde dehydrogenase ExaC encodes MIYANPGDTGSVVSFEKRYGNYIGGEFVAPVKGQYFDNISPVNGHVFCEIPRSTAEDIDKALDAAHKAAPAWGKTSVQERSNILLKIADRIEQNLEALAVAETWDNGKAVRETLNADIPLAVDHFRYFAGCLRSQEGTAADIDANTVSYHFHEPLGVVGQIIPWNFPILMAAWKLAPALAAGNCVVLKPAEQTPASILKVMEVIGDLLPPGVLNIVNGFGAEAGQALASSKRIAKIAFTGSTPVGSHILKCAAENIIPSTVELGGKSPNIYFADIMNAEPTFIDKAVEGLVLAFFNQGEVCTCPSRALIQESMYDQFMAKVIERTQTIKRGNPLDTDVQVGAQASQEQFDKIMSYMDIARDEGAEFLTGGNKETMDDSINDGYYIQPTLLKGNNQMRVFQEEIFGPVVAVTTFKDEEEALAIANDTEFGLGAGVWSRDINVAFRMGRGIQAGRVWTNCYHQYPAHAAFGGYKKSGVGRETHKVALEHYQQTKNLLVSYDINPLGFF; translated from the coding sequence ATGATCTACGCCAACCCTGGTGATACCGGTTCTGTGGTGTCATTTGAAAAACGTTACGGCAACTATATCGGCGGCGAATTCGTTGCCCCGGTGAAAGGCCAATACTTCGATAATATTAGTCCCGTGAATGGTCACGTCTTCTGTGAAATCCCTCGCTCAACGGCAGAAGATATCGATAAAGCACTAGATGCGGCCCACAAAGCGGCACCTGCCTGGGGGAAAACCTCCGTTCAAGAGCGTAGCAATATTCTGCTGAAAATTGCCGACCGCATTGAGCAAAACCTTGAAGCCCTTGCTGTCGCTGAAACCTGGGATAACGGCAAAGCCGTACGCGAAACCCTGAACGCCGATATTCCACTAGCCGTTGACCATTTCCGCTACTTTGCGGGCTGCTTGCGTTCCCAGGAAGGCACCGCGGCAGATATCGACGCCAACACCGTCTCTTATCACTTCCACGAACCGCTGGGCGTGGTGGGACAGATTATCCCCTGGAACTTCCCGATCCTTATGGCCGCCTGGAAGCTGGCGCCTGCACTGGCGGCCGGTAACTGCGTGGTCTTGAAGCCTGCGGAACAAACCCCTGCGTCGATTTTGAAAGTGATGGAAGTGATTGGTGATCTGCTGCCACCTGGCGTGCTCAATATTGTCAACGGCTTTGGTGCCGAAGCAGGGCAAGCGCTGGCGAGCAGCAAGCGCATTGCCAAAATCGCCTTTACCGGCTCTACCCCCGTGGGCTCGCATATTCTGAAATGCGCGGCGGAAAATATTATCCCCTCCACCGTAGAGCTAGGCGGCAAGTCCCCCAACATCTACTTCGCCGACATCATGAACGCTGAACCGACCTTTATTGATAAAGCGGTCGAAGGCTTGGTGCTGGCGTTCTTTAACCAAGGCGAAGTGTGTACCTGTCCCTCTCGCGCGCTTATTCAAGAGAGCATGTACGACCAATTCATGGCCAAGGTGATCGAGCGCACCCAAACCATCAAGCGTGGTAACCCGCTGGATACCGATGTTCAGGTGGGTGCCCAGGCTTCCCAAGAGCAGTTCGATAAGATCATGTCGTACATGGATATCGCCCGGGATGAAGGTGCGGAGTTCCTCACTGGCGGCAATAAAGAGACCATGGACGACAGCATCAACGATGGTTACTACATACAGCCCACGCTGCTGAAGGGTAACAACCAGATGCGTGTCTTCCAGGAAGAAATCTTTGGCCCGGTGGTGGCAGTCACTACCTTCAAGGATGAAGAGGAAGCACTGGCGATTGCCAACGACACCGAGTTTGGTTTGGGCGCAGGTGTGTGGAGCCGTGATATCAACGTCGCCTTCCGCATGGGCCGTGGCATTCAAGCCGGGCGTGTATGGACCAACTGCTACCACCAGTACCCCGCCCACGCGGCGTTTGGTGGCTATAAGAAGTCCGGCGTTGGCCGTGAAACCCACAAAGTCGCGCTCGAACACTACCAGCAAACCAAAAACCTGCTGGTCAGCTACGACATCAATCCGCTGGGTTTCTTCTAA
- a CDS encoding response regulator transcription factor, translated as MYSLLVADDHPLFRDALQTVISGGLAGSQLLEAESLADAMTLIEAHTELDLLLLDLSLPDAEGLEGLTKLRETFPWLPVAIVSAHQERQLVLDAITLGAVGYIPKSTPRERLLAALTQILEGQLYLPPDVMRRPAPRASSSPSVTTTSSTSERLARLTDKQLEVLACMTTGMSNKHIAREMLIAETTVKTHVSAILRKLNATSRVHAIVIAGEEDLSFYRANRTR; from the coding sequence ATGTATTCCCTGTTGGTAGCGGATGACCATCCGCTGTTCCGCGACGCACTACAAACCGTGATTAGCGGGGGCCTGGCAGGCAGCCAGCTATTGGAAGCGGAGAGCCTCGCTGATGCGATGACGCTGATTGAAGCGCACACAGAGTTAGATCTACTGCTGTTGGATTTAAGCCTGCCGGATGCCGAGGGGCTAGAAGGGCTGACCAAACTGCGGGAGACATTCCCCTGGTTGCCGGTGGCAATTGTGTCTGCGCATCAAGAGCGCCAGCTGGTACTCGATGCCATTACCCTGGGCGCGGTGGGTTATATTCCCAAATCCACCCCCCGGGAAAGGCTGCTGGCCGCGTTAACGCAGATTCTTGAAGGCCAGCTTTATTTGCCGCCCGATGTCATGCGTCGCCCTGCACCGCGCGCCTCTTCGTCGCCGTCGGTGACCACCACTTCATCAACCAGTGAGCGATTGGCGCGTTTGACCGATAAGCAGCTCGAGGTGCTGGCTTGTATGACAACAGGTATGTCGAACAAGCATATTGCCCGGGAGATGTTAATTGCCGAAACCACCGTTAAGACCCATGTTTCGGCGATTTTGCGCAAACTGAATGCCACTAGCCGAGTTCACGCGATTGTTATCGCTGGTGAAGAGGATCTGAGTTTTTACCGGGCTAACCGCACTCGTTAG
- a CDS encoding hybrid sensor histidine kinase/response regulator, with protein sequence MGLFQLTTNTDTADIAALREENRRLRKVCQALMERVETGGDIDPAPYAAFERSVLLAEQVRERTDALHRTLDELSQVNTRLLAAKAEAEAANLSKTKFLAAVSHDLLQPLNAARLFASALETHSLPDASQALVGHIGRSLKDVEGLIGTLVDISRLDAGVLHADKAPFAVSTLLDVLAEEYRQVAGVRGLALHYVPSSAVVESDLALLARVVRNFLSNAVRYTEQGRVLLGCRRRQNGLEIIVGDTGPGIPEQQREAIFLEFRRANQSRGAHSRGLGLGLAIVDRISAMLGQPISLTSRPGVGALFSITVPYATVAPPAVTSTRFTPLPDVAADPLSGCVIWVIDDDLAIIEGMQALLGSWGCRVRAASTVSALEAASDGERPGVLLVDYHLGDHRETGIDLAARLQHRYPGLAAVVITANHEAEIKRATREAGMHCLLKPLKPLRLRMLLATLLNKA encoded by the coding sequence TTGGGTCTCTTCCAGCTAACCACGAACACTGACACGGCGGATATCGCGGCGCTGCGGGAAGAGAACCGTCGCCTGCGTAAAGTATGCCAAGCGCTCATGGAGCGGGTGGAAACCGGGGGTGACATTGATCCTGCGCCCTATGCAGCGTTTGAGCGCTCAGTGTTACTTGCCGAACAGGTGCGTGAACGCACCGACGCGCTGCACCGTACCTTAGACGAACTAAGCCAAGTCAATACGCGCTTACTGGCCGCGAAAGCCGAAGCCGAAGCGGCCAACCTATCCAAAACGAAATTTCTGGCGGCGGTCAGCCACGACCTACTTCAGCCACTCAACGCCGCTCGGCTGTTTGCCAGTGCGTTAGAAACCCACTCGCTTCCTGACGCCTCACAAGCCCTGGTCGGCCATATTGGCCGCTCGCTGAAGGATGTCGAAGGCTTGATAGGAACGCTGGTGGATATCTCGCGCTTGGATGCTGGCGTACTCCACGCCGATAAAGCGCCGTTCGCGGTCAGTACGTTATTGGATGTGCTAGCCGAAGAGTACCGCCAAGTGGCGGGGGTGCGGGGTCTGGCACTGCACTACGTGCCCTCCAGTGCGGTGGTCGAATCGGATCTGGCGCTGCTGGCGCGGGTGGTCCGCAACTTTTTAAGCAATGCTGTGCGTTATACCGAGCAAGGGCGAGTACTGCTGGGCTGTCGGCGGCGGCAGAATGGTCTGGAAATTATAGTGGGCGATACTGGCCCTGGTATTCCCGAGCAACAGCGGGAAGCGATCTTTTTGGAGTTTCGCCGCGCTAACCAATCAAGGGGTGCCCACAGCCGAGGCTTGGGGTTGGGGCTAGCCATCGTTGACCGGATTAGCGCCATGCTGGGACAGCCGATCTCACTCACCTCTCGCCCTGGCGTGGGTGCGCTATTTTCGATCACCGTGCCTTATGCAACGGTCGCGCCCCCTGCAGTGACGAGCACTCGTTTCACTCCGCTGCCTGACGTTGCAGCGGACCCGTTAAGCGGCTGTGTCATTTGGGTGATTGATGATGACTTGGCAATTATTGAAGGCATGCAGGCGCTGCTGGGCAGTTGGGGATGCCGAGTGCGCGCCGCCTCCACGGTGAGTGCATTGGAGGCCGCCAGTGACGGTGAGCGCCCAGGGGTGCTGTTGGTGGATTACCACTTGGGCGACCACCGTGAAACCGGTATCGATCTGGCCGCGCGACTGCAGCACCGTTATCCAGGCTTGGCAGCGGTGGTGATTACAGCCAATCACGAGGCGGAGATTAAGCGCGCAACCCGCGAAGCGGGCATGCACTGCTTGCTCAAACCCCTAAAGCCCCTGCGGCTGCGCATGCTGCTGGCCACGCTGCTCAATAAAGCCTAA
- the nosP gene encoding nitric oxide-sensing protein NosP, with the protein MNTYQVEQAILTAASQQTNACRAAAELADVLQHEHLGFVLFFCSAEYDLAALADALESSFPTTPLSGCTTAGEITPEGYDRGSIVAIGFDRRLFAIETALIDDLDHFELANAQPLVDTLLERCRQQSIAPINEHSFALTLLDGLSSREEQVLATLDAALGRIPSFGGSAGDDNHLSHTHVYTAGRFHTRAAVVVMINTRLPFEVFSTHHLMPLAHKLVVTEADREQRRVIEINGLPAAQVYAELVGVASAQLNAGVFARHPLAVRIGGQHYVRSIQRVNSDSSLSFYCAVENGIVLTAMQPTPLLDDLKVMLAGVSGRLEAPSMIIGCDCFLRRMELEALQQLEPASQLLRQAGVVGFNTYGEQHHGMHVNQTFTGVAFGSLPANHEH; encoded by the coding sequence GCAGCGGCGGAGTTAGCCGACGTGTTACAGCACGAACACTTGGGGTTCGTGCTGTTCTTCTGCAGCGCGGAGTATGATTTAGCCGCACTTGCAGACGCGTTGGAAAGTAGCTTCCCCACCACGCCGCTAAGTGGCTGTACGACGGCGGGTGAAATAACCCCTGAAGGCTACGACCGCGGCTCTATTGTGGCGATTGGGTTTGATCGCCGCCTGTTTGCCATTGAAACGGCGCTGATCGATGATCTGGATCATTTTGAACTGGCCAACGCTCAGCCGCTGGTCGATACGCTATTGGAGCGTTGCCGCCAACAATCCATCGCACCGATCAACGAGCACAGCTTTGCGCTGACCTTGTTGGATGGCCTATCCAGCCGCGAAGAGCAGGTGCTCGCTACCTTGGATGCCGCGCTAGGACGTATTCCCAGTTTTGGCGGCTCGGCTGGCGACGATAATCACCTTAGCCATACCCATGTGTATACCGCTGGGCGCTTTCATACCCGCGCGGCGGTGGTGGTGATGATCAACACCCGGCTGCCTTTTGAAGTGTTTTCAACCCACCACTTAATGCCATTGGCCCACAAGCTTGTGGTGACCGAGGCGGACCGCGAACAGCGGCGAGTGATTGAAATCAATGGTTTGCCCGCCGCCCAGGTGTATGCCGAGCTGGTAGGCGTTGCGTCTGCGCAGCTCAACGCTGGCGTTTTTGCCCGTCATCCATTAGCCGTACGCATCGGCGGGCAGCACTATGTGCGCTCTATTCAGCGTGTTAATAGCGACAGTAGCTTGAGCTTTTACTGCGCGGTGGAAAACGGCATTGTGCTGACCGCCATGCAGCCAACACCGCTACTGGATGATCTCAAAGTAATGCTTGCTGGCGTGAGCGGAAGGCTTGAGGCGCCTAGTATGATTATTGGCTGCGACTGTTTTCTGCGCCGCATGGAGCTCGAGGCGTTACAACAGCTGGAGCCGGCGTCGCAGCTGCTGCGTCAAGCTGGCGTGGTGGGTTTCAATACGTATGGCGAACAGCATCACGGCATGCATGTGAATCAGACGTTTACGGGGGTGGCATTTGGGTCTCTTCCAGCTAACCACGAACACTGA